A stretch of the uncultured Desulfobacter sp. genome encodes the following:
- the rpoC gene encoding DNA-directed RNA polymerase subunit beta' produces the protein MDNIYDFFAKPKDPQSYQGVQISLASSDQIREWSYGEIKKPETINYRTFKPERDGLFCAKVFGPTKDYECNCGKYKRMKHRGVVCEKCGVEVIQSKVRRERMAHIELAAPVSHIWFLKSLPSKIGNVLDMTLKNLEKVLYFDSFIVIDPKDTGLKKMQLLSDDQYYEAIEEFGEEGFVAGLGAEAILTLLNEIDLQAVHDELTEEIGLTKSMAKQQKMAKRMKVIDAFLTSGIEPSRMILTACPILPPDLRPLVPLEGGRFATSDLNDLYRRVLNRNNRLKRLVDLNAPDIIVRNEKRMLQEAVDVLFDNGRHGRVVTGTNKRPLKSLSDTLKGKQGRFRQNLLGKRVDYSGRTVITVGSELRLHQCGIPKKMALELFKPFIYNYLEQKSLVSTVKSAKKMVEREETEVWDALEAVVKEYPVMLNRAPTLHRLGFQAFEPVLIEGKAIQLHPLVCPAFNADFDGDQMAVHVPLSLESQLEARVMMLSTNNILSPANGQPIIVPTQDIVLGIYYMTRAMSGQQGEGATFSSIDEVRFAFDAGELNIHAKIKVRIDDVIYETTTGRILLWETIPGDVLLNMSRIRTESLEDAEAALAALKSGEEFDVVLDKYGDEEIKKTRGTTGVLTRKEFKNIFQVSDVVVEQLYGLKQGQFTDVRMVGDKYTIFKVDERTSTLPFSLVNKLMDKKSIVNLIDYAYRNIGLKETVILSDRLKDIGYKNSTLGGLSICIDDMIIPAHKWDLIGKAEKNIEDIKNQYSEGLITQGEKYNKVVDIWAQATDDIANAMMEVMKNPPKKEGADGSEELNAVYVMADSGARGSKDQMRQLAGMRGLMAKPSGEIIENPITACFREGLSVLQYFISTHGARKGLADTALKTANSGYLTRRLADVGQDCTIVEPDCGTINGIEVEALYEGGEIIQTLGERILGRVTQEDIRDPYSDEFIVASDTELNESHVAKIEAAGVQRVKIRSVLTCNSKHGVCSRCYGRDLAHGVTVEIGQAIGIVAAQSIGEPGTQLTMRTFHIGGTASRKVEVAEVKARVGGILKFNEDIQTVTSAQGDVIVMNRKGGGVTIVGEEGRERAKENVIYGATLHVKNGQEIMPGDIIASWDPFTTPIITEVSGRIRFADIIVGNTVQEQIDPVTGKVSRTIIESKDVEVRPRITVKDKEGKAVKLPSSKTPARYYLPVNAILTVEEDDNIMAGDVIAKLPRATTKTKDITGGLPRVAELFEVRKPKDPAVLTEIDGYVTVSKGTKGRQKVTVKPGDVGEVKEYAIPKGQHVSVYDGDYVKSGDPLIAGSANPQDIMNIKGEVALAKYLVDEVQEVYRLQGVRINDKHIEVVIRQMMRRVKVISTGDTNFIPDEQVDRILFEETNRKVAMEGGEPAKGEPLILGITKASLSTDSFLSAASFQETTKVLTLAAIEGKYDSLKGLKENVVMGRLIPAGTGFPGYRNLEVGHGKFAEV, from the coding sequence TTGGATAATATTTATGATTTCTTCGCAAAACCCAAGGATCCTCAAAGTTACCAGGGCGTTCAGATCAGCCTTGCATCTTCAGATCAGATTCGGGAATGGTCCTACGGCGAAATAAAAAAACCTGAGACTATCAACTATAGAACGTTTAAGCCCGAACGTGACGGTCTTTTCTGTGCCAAGGTATTTGGGCCGACTAAAGATTACGAGTGTAATTGCGGTAAATATAAACGCATGAAGCACAGAGGGGTCGTTTGTGAAAAATGCGGGGTTGAAGTTATTCAGTCCAAAGTCAGACGCGAACGTATGGCGCATATTGAACTTGCCGCGCCTGTATCCCATATCTGGTTTCTGAAAAGTCTGCCTTCCAAGATCGGCAATGTTCTGGATATGACATTGAAGAATCTGGAAAAGGTTCTTTATTTTGATTCGTTTATCGTTATCGACCCCAAAGACACCGGGTTGAAAAAAATGCAGTTACTCTCCGATGACCAGTATTATGAGGCCATTGAAGAGTTCGGGGAAGAAGGCTTTGTTGCCGGGCTCGGCGCTGAAGCTATCTTGACTTTGCTAAATGAGATTGATCTTCAAGCGGTCCATGATGAGCTTACCGAAGAGATTGGGTTGACCAAGTCCATGGCCAAGCAGCAAAAAATGGCCAAGCGCATGAAGGTTATTGATGCCTTTTTAACTTCTGGTATAGAGCCGTCCCGGATGATCCTGACTGCCTGCCCCATTCTGCCTCCGGATTTGCGTCCGCTTGTCCCACTTGAAGGCGGTAGGTTTGCCACTTCGGATCTTAATGACCTTTATCGCCGGGTGCTCAATCGCAATAATCGCCTTAAACGTCTGGTTGATCTTAATGCGCCTGATATCATTGTTCGAAATGAAAAACGGATGCTTCAGGAAGCTGTGGATGTGCTTTTTGATAATGGACGCCATGGACGGGTGGTTACGGGTACAAATAAACGTCCGTTGAAATCGTTGTCTGATACACTTAAAGGCAAACAGGGGCGTTTCCGCCAGAACCTTTTAGGTAAACGTGTGGACTATTCCGGTCGTACCGTTATTACCGTGGGGTCTGAACTTCGGCTCCACCAGTGTGGTATTCCTAAGAAAATGGCTTTGGAGTTGTTTAAACCCTTTATTTACAACTACCTTGAGCAGAAGAGCCTGGTCTCCACGGTTAAAAGCGCCAAGAAGATGGTAGAACGCGAAGAGACCGAAGTCTGGGATGCCCTTGAGGCCGTGGTCAAAGAATACCCGGTAATGCTTAACCGTGCACCTACTTTGCATCGTCTAGGGTTCCAGGCCTTTGAGCCGGTATTGATCGAAGGTAAGGCTATTCAGCTTCATCCTTTGGTGTGCCCGGCATTCAATGCTGACTTTGACGGTGACCAGATGGCTGTTCATGTTCCCCTGTCCTTGGAATCTCAGCTCGAAGCAAGGGTTATGATGCTGTCCACAAACAATATTTTGTCCCCGGCAAACGGGCAGCCCATTATTGTTCCCACCCAGGACATTGTACTGGGTATCTATTATATGACCCGTGCAATGTCAGGCCAGCAGGGTGAGGGGGCCACCTTTTCAAGTATCGACGAGGTCCGCTTCGCCTTTGACGCAGGCGAACTCAATATTCATGCCAAAATCAAGGTTCGCATTGACGATGTGATTTATGAAACCACTACCGGCCGGATTCTTTTGTGGGAAACCATTCCCGGCGATGTGTTGCTGAACATGAGTCGTATTCGAACCGAAAGCCTGGAGGACGCTGAAGCTGCGCTTGCTGCACTAAAGTCCGGTGAAGAATTTGATGTTGTCCTGGATAAATATGGGGATGAAGAAATTAAGAAGACCCGGGGCACAACCGGTGTTTTAACACGTAAGGAATTTAAAAATATTTTTCAGGTTTCTGATGTGGTCGTGGAGCAGCTTTATGGACTGAAGCAGGGCCAGTTCACAGATGTGAGGATGGTGGGCGATAAGTATACCATTTTCAAAGTTGATGAAAGAACCTCTACACTGCCGTTTAGTCTGGTAAATAAGCTGATGGATAAAAAGTCAATTGTAAATCTCATTGACTATGCCTACAGAAATATTGGCTTAAAGGAAACAGTCATCCTTTCTGACCGCCTTAAGGATATTGGATACAAAAATTCTACGCTTGGCGGTCTGTCCATCTGCATAGATGACATGATTATTCCGGCACATAAATGGGATCTCATTGGCAAAGCAGAAAAAAATATTGAAGATATCAAGAACCAGTATTCTGAAGGCCTGATTACCCAGGGTGAAAAATACAATAAAGTCGTTGATATCTGGGCCCAGGCCACAGACGATATTGCCAATGCTATGATGGAAGTTATGAAAAATCCGCCTAAAAAAGAGGGAGCCGACGGTTCAGAAGAACTTAATGCCGTTTATGTTATGGCGGATTCCGGTGCCCGTGGTTCCAAAGATCAGATGCGTCAGCTTGCCGGTATGCGTGGATTGATGGCCAAGCCCTCGGGGGAGATTATTGAGAATCCCATTACGGCATGTTTCCGTGAAGGTTTGTCTGTACTTCAGTACTTTATTTCTACTCATGGTGCGCGTAAGGGGTTGGCCGATACCGCCCTGAAAACAGCCAACTCCGGTTATTTGACTCGGCGTTTGGCAGATGTGGGTCAGGACTGCACCATCGTGGAGCCTGATTGTGGTACCATCAACGGCATTGAAGTTGAAGCGCTGTATGAAGGTGGGGAGATTATTCAAACCTTGGGTGAAAGAATTCTCGGACGCGTTACCCAGGAAGATATTCGCGACCCCTATTCCGACGAATTTATTGTGGCGTCTGATACGGAGCTTAACGAGTCTCATGTGGCCAAAATTGAAGCTGCAGGCGTTCAGCGGGTAAAAATTAGATCCGTATTGACATGCAATTCAAAACATGGGGTTTGTTCAAGATGTTATGGCCGCGACCTTGCTCATGGAGTTACTGTGGAAATTGGTCAGGCTATTGGCATTGTGGCTGCTCAGTCCATTGGTGAGCCGGGAACCCAGTTGACCATGCGTACCTTTCATATCGGTGGTACGGCATCCAGAAAGGTTGAGGTTGCAGAAGTCAAGGCTCGTGTCGGTGGGATTTTGAAGTTCAACGAAGATATTCAAACCGTAACCTCGGCCCAAGGCGATGTCATTGTTATGAACCGTAAAGGTGGTGGCGTGACTATTGTCGGCGAGGAGGGTCGTGAGCGTGCCAAAGAGAATGTTATTTATGGTGCGACCCTCCATGTTAAGAACGGACAGGAGATCATGCCCGGTGATATTATCGCCTCTTGGGATCCTTTTACCACGCCGATCATCACAGAGGTCTCCGGTCGGATAAGATTTGCCGATATTATCGTAGGTAATACGGTTCAAGAGCAGATCGACCCGGTTACCGGGAAGGTGTCAAGAACGATCATAGAAAGCAAGGATGTTGAAGTCCGGCCTAGAATTACCGTAAAGGATAAAGAGGGTAAAGCGGTCAAATTGCCAAGCTCCAAGACGCCTGCCCGATATTATCTGCCGGTAAACGCTATTCTTACAGTGGAAGAAGATGATAACATCATGGCCGGAGATGTTATTGCTAAGTTACCGCGTGCCACCACTAAGACCAAAGATATTACCGGTGGTCTGCCACGTGTTGCCGAGCTTTTTGAGGTTAGAAAACCAAAGGACCCTGCCGTGCTCACTGAAATTGACGGATATGTCACGGTATCAAAGGGGACCAAAGGCCGCCAGAAGGTTACAGTCAAGCCTGGTGATGTTGGAGAAGTTAAGGAGTATGCCATTCCGAAAGGTCAGCACGTGTCTGTTTATGACGGCGATTATGTCAAATCAGGCGACCCCTTGATCGCAGGGTCTGCCAATCCCCAGGACATAATGAATATCAAGGGTGAAGTCGCTCTGGCTAAATACCTGGTTGACGAGGTGCAAGAGGTTTACAGGCTTCAGGGTGTACGAATCAATGATAAGCATATTGAGGTTGTTATACGCCAGATGATGCGCCGGGTAAAAGTGATATCCACCGGAGATACCAATTTTATTCCAGATGAGCAGGTAGATCGTATTCTTTTTGAAGAGACCAACCGCAAAGTGGCCATGGAGGGTGGTGAACCGGCCAAGGGTGAGCCTTTGATTCTTGGTATTACGAAAGCCTCCTTGTCCACAGACAGTTTTTTATCTGCCGCATCTTTTCAAGAGACTACCAAGGTACTGACGCTTGCGGCCATTGAAGGTAAATATGATAGCCTTAAGGGATTAAAGGAAAACGTTGTCATGGGCAGACTTATCCCGGCTGGTACTGGATTTCCAGGCTATCGTAATTTGGAAGTTGGGCATGGTAAATTTGCTGAGGTATAG
- the rpsL gene encoding 30S ribosomal protein S12: MPTINQLVRKGRKRAEKKVSTPALKGGPQKRGVCTRVYTSTPKKPNSALRKVARVRLTTGMEVAAYIPGMGHNLQEHSVVLVRGGRVKDLPGVRYHIVRGALDTLGVDDRRQGRSKYGAKRPK, encoded by the coding sequence ATGCCGACCATAAATCAATTGGTTAGAAAAGGTAGGAAGAGAGCTGAAAAAAAAGTTAGTACGCCGGCGTTGAAAGGCGGGCCTCAAAAACGTGGGGTTTGCACCAGGGTGTATACTTCTACGCCTAAAAAACCGAACTCGGCCTTGAGAAAGGTTGCAAGGGTTCGTTTAACAACCGGAATGGAGGTTGCGGCTTATATCCCGGGTATGGGGCATAATCTCCAGGAGCACTCTGTCGTTCTGGTTAGGGGTGGCAGGGTGAAAGACCTTCCAGGTGTGCGCTATCATATTGTCAGGGGTGCTCTTGATACGCTGGGTGTAGACGATCGTCGCCAGGGGCGTTCAAAATATGGTGCGAAGCGTCCCAAGTAG
- the rpsG gene encoding 30S ribosomal protein S7 yields MAEKLVFKEGFMQDATHEEKLAAKFVNCVMKDGKKNAARKVVANALMIAEDKIGEPALAVFKKAIDNIRPSVEVKSRRIGGSTYQVPTDIKPGRQTALAFRWLINFSRSRSEKGFANKLAAELMDAYNERGGAIKKREDTHRMAEANKAFAHFRW; encoded by the coding sequence ATGGCAGAAAAATTAGTGTTTAAAGAAGGTTTCATGCAGGATGCCACGCATGAAGAAAAGCTTGCAGCCAAGTTTGTCAATTGTGTTATGAAAGACGGCAAAAAGAATGCTGCCCGGAAAGTTGTGGCTAATGCGTTGATGATTGCTGAAGATAAAATTGGTGAACCTGCTCTGGCAGTGTTTAAAAAAGCGATTGATAATATCAGGCCTTCTGTTGAGGTGAAATCAAGAAGGATCGGAGGGTCTACCTATCAGGTGCCCACTGATATAAAACCCGGTCGTCAGACAGCTTTGGCTTTCAGGTGGCTTATCAATTTCAGCAGAAGTCGTTCTGAAAAGGGCTTTGCGAATAAGCTTGCTGCTGAATTGATGGATGCTTATAACGAGCGTGGCGGGGCAATCAAGAAAAGAGAAGATACACATAGGATGGCAGAAGCCAATAAGGCGTTCGCGCATTTTAGGTGGTAG
- the tuf gene encoding elongation factor Tu, producing the protein MAKEKFERNKPHVNIGTIGHIDHGKTTLTAAITKLAGMKGNGEYVPFDEIDKAPEERERGITIATAHVEYETEGRHYAHVDCPGHADYIKNMITGAAQMDGAILVVSADDGPMPQTREHILLARQVGVPKIVVFLNKCDMVDDEELIELVEMELQELLDTYEFPGDETPIIRGSALKALECDDVDAEEAKPIFELLDILDSYVPEPERDTEKPFLMPIEDVFSISGRGTVVTGRIERGVIKTGEEIEIVGIRDTAKTVCTGVEMFRKLLDEGQAGDNVGLLLRGTKRDQVERGQVVCKPGTITPHTKFKAEMYALSKEEGGRHTPFFTGYRPQFFFRTTDITGVLTLDEGVEMIMPGDNATINVELINPIAMEKELRFAIREGGRTVGAGVVGEIIE; encoded by the coding sequence ATGGCTAAGGAGAAATTTGAGCGGAACAAACCGCATGTAAACATCGGGACAATCGGGCATATCGATCACGGGAAAACCACTCTGACTGCGGCGATTACTAAACTTGCCGGCATGAAGGGGAATGGTGAGTATGTTCCCTTTGACGAAATTGATAAAGCTCCTGAAGAAAGAGAGCGTGGTATTACTATTGCTACGGCCCATGTTGAATATGAGACCGAAGGCCGCCATTACGCGCATGTTGATTGCCCGGGCCATGCCGATTATATCAAAAATATGATCACCGGTGCCGCCCAGATGGATGGCGCTATTCTTGTTGTGTCCGCTGACGACGGTCCCATGCCCCAGACTCGTGAGCATATCTTGCTTGCCCGTCAGGTTGGTGTGCCTAAGATCGTCGTTTTTCTGAATAAATGCGACATGGTCGATGATGAGGAATTGATTGAACTGGTTGAAATGGAGCTCCAAGAGCTTCTTGATACTTATGAATTTCCAGGAGATGAAACTCCGATTATTCGTGGCTCTGCGCTTAAAGCTCTAGAGTGTGATGACGTTGATGCAGAAGAAGCCAAGCCGATTTTTGAACTTCTAGATATTCTTGACTCCTATGTTCCTGAGCCTGAAAGAGATACGGAAAAACCCTTCCTTATGCCAATTGAGGACGTGTTCTCCATCTCCGGGCGTGGTACGGTTGTAACCGGTCGTATTGAGCGCGGTGTGATCAAGACCGGTGAAGAAATTGAGATCGTTGGTATCAGGGATACAGCTAAGACGGTGTGTACCGGTGTTGAAATGTTCAGGAAACTTCTGGATGAAGGTCAAGCCGGTGATAATGTTGGTCTGCTCCTGCGCGGTACGAAGCGTGATCAGGTTGAGCGTGGTCAGGTTGTCTGCAAGCCCGGCACCATTACGCCGCATACCAAGTTTAAAGCTGAGATGTATGCCCTGAGTAAGGAAGAAGGTGGTCGTCATACACCTTTCTTTACCGGTTACAGGCCCCAGTTCTTTTTCAGGACTACCGATATTACAGGCGTTTTGACGCTGGACGAAGGCGTTGAGATGATTATGCCCGGTGATAATGCTACCATTAACGTCGAATTGATCAACCCCATCGCCATGGAAAAAGAGCTGCGTTTCGCTATTCGTGAGGGTGGTCGTACTGTTGGTGCTGGTGTTGTTGGCGAAATTATAGAATAG
- the rpsJ gene encoding 30S ribosomal protein S10, with translation MLKTKIRIRLKAYDHKLLDQSSVDIVDTARKTGARIVGPVPLPTRINKFTVLRSPHVNKKSREQFEIRTHKRMMDILEPTQQTVDALMKLDLSPGVDVEIKL, from the coding sequence ATGTTGAAGACTAAAATCAGAATTAGGCTCAAAGCTTATGATCATAAGCTGCTTGATCAGTCTTCAGTAGATATTGTTGATACAGCAAGGAAAACCGGTGCCAGAATCGTGGGACCGGTTCCCCTGCCTACCAGGATCAACAAATTTACTGTGTTGCGTTCTCCTCATGTGAACAAAAAGTCCCGTGAGCAGTTTGAAATTAGAACGCATAAAAGAATGATGGATATTCTTGAGCCGACACAGCAGACAGTAGACGCGTTAATGAAACTTGACCTGTCCCCCGGTGTGGACGTCGAGATTAAATTATAG
- the rplC gene encoding 50S ribosomal protein L3 yields the protein MSGLLGKKIGMTNVFASDGQLVPVTVLQVGPCVVTQIKTEETDGYTALQLGFDEKPVERLNKPIAGHLKKASDKGFRVLREFRGEPAEEIEPGTTIGVDMFSIGDKVTVTGTSKGRGFQGTIKRHGFSRGPETHGNRNHRKPGSIGNSAWPAKVIKGKRLPGHKGVDKVTVKNLTIVDIKHEDNLILVKGAVPGCKTGVVEVRKADVTK from the coding sequence ATGAGTGGATTATTAGGAAAAAAAATCGGGATGACCAATGTGTTTGCCTCCGATGGACAGCTCGTTCCTGTTACAGTGCTGCAGGTTGGACCCTGTGTCGTAACCCAGATAAAAACAGAAGAGACTGACGGGTATACAGCTTTGCAGCTCGGGTTTGATGAAAAGCCGGTTGAGCGTTTAAACAAACCCATTGCAGGACATTTAAAAAAAGCATCGGATAAAGGCTTTCGCGTTTTAAGAGAATTTAGAGGAGAGCCAGCTGAAGAGATTGAACCCGGTACTACTATCGGTGTGGATATGTTTTCAATTGGTGACAAAGTAACTGTAACTGGTACATCAAAAGGGCGTGGCTTTCAGGGGACTATCAAACGTCATGGGTTCTCTAGAGGCCCGGAAACTCACGGTAACCGAAACCATAGAAAACCAGGCTCAATTGGTAACTCCGCGTGGCCTGCAAAGGTCATTAAAGGTAAAAGATTGCCTGGTCATAAGGGTGTAGACAAAGTTACGGTTAAAAATTTAACGATTGTAGATATTAAGCACGAAGACAATCTTATTCTTGTAAAAGGCGCTGTTCCAGGTTGCAAGACAGGCGTTGTAGAAGTGCGTAAAGCTGATGTAACAAAATAA
- the rplD gene encoding 50S ribosomal protein L4 — translation MAAVEVLNSTGAKVSEIELPDDIFSIPVKTSVLHEVVRSQLVSKRVGTAASKTRGMISGSTKKLFRQKGTGNARAGSIKSPLRKGGGVIFGPSPRFYEIKVPKKVKKLALKMALSAKVSDSQLFVIDALELEEIKTKALANVLSALKLDDLLIVSDNDDEKLALSSRNIPDVKVIKTEGLNVYDILKFKNLLLVEPSIENIKGRLS, via the coding sequence ATGGCTGCTGTAGAGGTGTTAAACAGTACAGGTGCTAAAGTGTCTGAAATTGAGCTACCTGACGATATTTTCAGCATACCGGTTAAAACAAGTGTTCTTCACGAGGTCGTTCGGTCCCAGCTCGTGTCAAAGCGAGTAGGGACAGCTGCGTCTAAGACCAGGGGGATGATTTCAGGTTCTACAAAGAAATTATTCAGGCAGAAGGGAACCGGTAATGCTCGGGCTGGTAGTATAAAATCCCCTTTGCGTAAAGGTGGTGGCGTCATTTTTGGCCCTAGCCCAAGATTTTATGAAATAAAAGTGCCTAAAAAGGTAAAAAAACTTGCCCTTAAAATGGCGTTAAGCGCGAAAGTTTCTGACAGTCAGCTTTTTGTTATAGACGCTCTTGAACTTGAAGAAATTAAAACAAAGGCATTGGCAAATGTTCTTTCAGCCCTGAAGCTTGATGATCTTCTTATTGTTTCAGACAATGACGATGAAAAACTTGCTCTTTCCTCCAGGAATATTCCGGATGTTAAAGTGATTAAGACCGAAGGTCTCAATGTTTACGATATATTAAAGTTTAAAAATCTTTTACTGGTTGAACCCAGTATTGAAAATATCAAGGGGAGGCTGAGCTAA
- the rplW gene encoding 50S ribosomal protein L23, producing the protein MIEYDILRGPVVTEKSTLQRELFNQVTLKVAKNANRVEIKNAVEKAFNAKVKQVRTIQVKGKIKQRGRIIGKKVDWKKAVVTLMPGQRIDFFEGV; encoded by the coding sequence ATGATTGAATATGACATCCTCCGTGGACCTGTGGTAACTGAAAAATCCACACTTCAAAGAGAGTTGTTCAACCAGGTGACTTTAAAAGTCGCCAAGAATGCCAACAGGGTTGAAATTAAAAATGCTGTTGAAAAAGCGTTCAATGCAAAGGTTAAACAGGTTCGGACCATACAGGTCAAAGGTAAAATAAAACAGCGTGGCAGAATTATCGGCAAAAAAGTAGATTGGAAAAAAGCCGTTGTCACTCTGATGCCCGGACAACGAATTGATTTTTTTGAAGGTGTGTAA
- the rplB gene encoding 50S ribosomal protein L2 encodes MSTIVKTKPTSPGRRAQEYLSFEEITKDRPERRLTKKLNKRSGRNSYGRITAKHRGGGAKKKYRIIDFKRDKDGIPAKVSAIEYDPNRSARIALLTYADGEKRYILAPLDIKVGDILETGPDADIKPGNCLPLENIPTGTRIHNIELKQNKGGQIVRSAGGYARLMAKEGAYAQILLPSGEVRMIHVKCKATVGRVGNEKHSDVSIGKAGRTRWMGKRPSVRGVAMNPVDHPMGGGEGRSSGGRQPCSPWGVPAKGKRTRKNARTDQYIVKRRAKRK; translated from the coding sequence ATGTCAACAATAGTTAAGACCAAGCCGACATCTCCGGGAAGACGCGCTCAGGAGTATTTATCTTTTGAAGAAATTACAAAAGATAGACCAGAACGCAGGCTGACTAAAAAACTCAATAAACGGTCCGGCCGAAATTCATACGGAAGAATAACCGCTAAGCATAGAGGTGGCGGGGCAAAGAAAAAATATCGTATCATCGATTTTAAACGGGATAAAGACGGAATTCCAGCCAAAGTTTCTGCAATTGAATACGATCCAAATCGATCAGCCAGGATTGCTCTGTTGACCTATGCTGATGGTGAGAAAAGGTATATTCTGGCTCCACTTGATATTAAAGTGGGTGATATCCTTGAAACCGGTCCTGATGCTGATATCAAACCAGGTAACTGTCTGCCCTTGGAAAATATACCTACTGGTACCAGAATCCACAATATAGAATTGAAGCAGAATAAGGGCGGGCAGATCGTCAGAAGTGCCGGCGGATATGCGCGGCTTATGGCCAAAGAAGGCGCTTACGCCCAGATCCTACTTCCTTCAGGTGAAGTTCGTATGATCCATGTTAAATGTAAAGCCACTGTCGGACGCGTTGGGAATGAGAAACACAGCGATGTCAGTATAGGCAAAGCAGGCCGTACCAGATGGATGGGAAAGCGTCCTTCTGTTCGAGGCGTTGCTATGAACCCTGTGGATCATCCAATGGGTGGTGGTGAAGGCCGTTCTTCAGGCGGTCGGCAGCCTTGTTCTCCATGGGGTGTGCCTGCCAAGGGTAAAAGAACCCGTAAAAATGCTAGGACAGATCAGTATATTGTTAAAAGAAGGGCTAAAAGGAAATAG
- the rpsS gene encoding 30S ribosomal protein S19, producing the protein MPRSLKKGPYIAPELLKKVLEAQKSSSNKVIKTWSRRSTILPEMVGNTFAVHNGKKFIPVFVTENMVGHKLGEFSPTRTYWGHAADKKSKR; encoded by the coding sequence ATGCCAAGATCATTAAAAAAAGGACCCTATATCGCGCCTGAGCTTCTTAAAAAGGTTCTTGAAGCCCAGAAGTCCAGTAGCAATAAAGTAATCAAAACCTGGTCGCGCCGTTCCACTATTTTACCTGAAATGGTTGGCAATACGTTTGCCGTCCATAACGGGAAAAAATTTATTCCTGTGTTTGTGACGGAAAACATGGTGGGGCATAAACTTGGTGAATTTTCACCCACAAGAACTTATTGGGGTCATGCCGCAGATAAAAAATCCAAACGGTAA
- the rplV gene encoding 50S ribosomal protein L22, translating to MEVKATTRYARISPFKLRLPISEIKGKNAEQALTLLKFMPLKAAGIMYKTLQSAIANAEHNNEMDVDKLVVKNVIVDHGPSMKRFRPRARGRAARILKRTSHLTVVVEETV from the coding sequence ATGGAAGTTAAAGCGACTACACGATACGCAAGGATCTCACCGTTTAAGCTGCGCTTGCCTATCAGCGAGATTAAAGGCAAAAATGCCGAGCAGGCGCTGACCTTATTAAAGTTTATGCCATTGAAGGCAGCAGGGATTATGTATAAAACCCTGCAGTCCGCCATTGCCAATGCTGAGCATAACAATGAGATGGATGTTGACAAGCTGGTAGTGAAAAATGTGATTGTTGATCATGGACCATCCATGAAGCGGTTCAGGCCGCGGGCAAGGGGAAGAGCTGCCCGTATTCTAAAAAGAACCAGTCATTTAACAGTGGTTGTAGAAGAAACCGTTTAA
- the rpsC gene encoding 30S ribosomal protein S3 — MGQKVNPTGLRLGIIRTWDSRWYADKEYASFVEEDFKVRKYLKKKLYHAGISKIEIERFSKQIRLRVFAARPGIIIGKKGAEIALLKNELEKMLNPEVLIDIKEVRRPETDAQLVAENIASQLEKRIAFRRAMKRSVSSAMRFGAKGIKIICSGRLGGAEMARTEWYKEGRIPLHTLRADVDYGFIEAKTTYGAIGIKVFIFKGEVINPGEQTLATN; from the coding sequence TTGGGCCAGAAAGTAAATCCTACCGGATTAAGATTAGGCATCATCAGGACTTGGGATTCCAGATGGTACGCTGACAAAGAATATGCAAGCTTTGTTGAAGAAGATTTCAAAGTTAGAAAGTATTTGAAAAAGAAATTGTATCACGCCGGTATCTCCAAAATTGAGATTGAGCGGTTTTCTAAACAAATTCGGCTTAGAGTGTTTGCAGCCAGACCCGGTATTATTATCGGCAAAAAGGGTGCAGAGATCGCTTTGCTGAAAAATGAGCTTGAAAAAATGCTTAATCCTGAAGTTTTGATTGATATTAAAGAGGTCAGAAGACCTGAAACTGATGCACAGTTGGTGGCTGAAAATATTGCTAGCCAGCTTGAAAAACGCATCGCCTTTAGAAGGGCTATGAAGAGAAGTGTTTCCTCTGCCATGAGATTCGGGGCCAAAGGTATTAAAATTATCTGCTCAGGTCGTCTGGGTGGTGCTGAAATGGCCAGAACAGAATGGTACAAGGAAGGCCGAATTCCTTTGCATACGCTTAGAGCTGATGTCGATTACGGATTCATTGAAGCAAAGACTACCTATGGGGCCATTGGTATTAAAGTGTTCATATTCAAAGGGGAAGTTATAAACCCTGGTGAGCAGACTCTGGCAACTAATTAA